One stretch of Oncorhynchus tshawytscha isolate Ot180627B linkage group LG19, Otsh_v2.0, whole genome shotgun sequence DNA includes these proteins:
- the LOC112218691 gene encoding tripartite motif-containing protein 16: MAEAILKDQDPFFCSICLDLLKDPVTIHCGHSYCMGCINGCWDQDDLKGVYSCPQCRHTFTPRPVLNRSTVLVEVVEKLKRTGPQASPAHCYAGPEDVECDVCTGRKHKAVKYCLVCLVSYCETHLQPHYDSLAFKKHKLVKASTQRQEKICPHHDKLLEVYCCTDRQCICLLCVMDEHKGHDTVSVAAERTEKQKQLGKIQQQYHQRIQEMEKEVQELRQAVKTLTRSAQVTVDATDRIFIELIRSIERRRSEVKELIRAQERIAGSRVQGLLDRLDQEVTEMKRRDAELRQLSNTEDHIYFLQSFQSLSVPPASEALPSPTFNPHISFERVKKLVSGLKVQLDGICKEEIDKISENVMKVQIVRPLEPKTREEFLEYSYELTVDPNTACGTLHLSEKNSKVTWSEGETQAYPDHPDRFTHYDQVLCREGLSGNCYWEAELRGWITVAVSYVALVRKGEGNECRFGGNDQSWSLECSPTSCSFLHDNVKTKIRSHCTSRVGVYLDYKAGTLSFYSISKKVTLLHRVNNTFTEPLYPGFGVGLESSVRIMLPMQST, from the exons ATGGCAGAGGCCATTTTAAAAGACCAAGATCCGTTCTTTTGTTCAATATGCTTGGATCTACTAAAGGATCCAGTGACTATACATTGTGGACATAGCTACTGTATGGGTTGTATCAACGGCTGCTGGGATCAGGATGATCTGAAAGGAGTCTACAGCTGTCCCCAGTGCAGACATACCTTCACCCCAAGGCCTGTTCTGAACAGGAGCACTGTCTTGGTTGAAGTGGTGGAGAAACTGAAGAGGACAGGACCTCAAGCGTCACCTGCTCACTGTTATGCTGGACCTGAAGATGTGGAGTGTGATGTCTGCACTGGGAGAAAACACAAAGCTGTCAAGTACTGTCTGGTGTGTCTTGTCTCATACTGCGAGACTCATCTCCAGCCTCATTATGACTCGCTTGCCTTTAAGAAGCACAAGCTGGTCAAAGCCTCCACACAACGACAGGAGAAGATCTGCCCTCATCATGACAAACTGCTGGAGGTTTACTGCTGTACTGATCGGCAGTGtatctgtctgctgtgtgtgatgGATGAACATAAAGGCCATGATACGGTGTCAGTTGCAGCAGAAAGGACTGAGAAACAG AAACAGTTGGGTAAAATACAGCAGCAGTACCACCAGAGAATccaggagatggagaaggaggtacAGGAGCTTAGGCAGGCTGTGAAAACACTCACG CGCTCTGCACAGGTGACAGTGGATGCGACTGACAGGATCTTTATTGAGCTGATCCGCTCCATTGAGCGAAGGCGTTCTGAGGTGAAGGAGCTGATCAGAGCTCAGGAGAGGATTGCAGGGAGTCGGGTTCAGGGACTCCTGGACCGACTAGATCAGGAAGTCACTGAGATGAAGAGAAGAGATGCTGAGCTCAGGCAGCTCTCAAACACAGAGGATCACATCTATTTCCTTCAG agtttccagtcactctctgtccctcctgctTCTGAGGCCCTACCCAGCCCCACTTTCAATCCACACATTTCTTTTGAACGTGTGAAGAAATTGGTTTCTGGACTGAAAGTGCAACTGGATGGTATCTGCAAGGAGGAAATAGACAAGATATCTGAAAATG TGATGAAAGTGCAAATTGTTCGACCTCTGGAGCCCAAGACCAGAGAGGAGTTCTTAGAAT ATTCCTACGAACTCACGGTGGATCCCAACACAGCATGTGGAACACTGCATCTTTCTGAGAAGAACAGCAAGGTGACATGGAGTGAAGGGGAGACTCAAGCCTATCCTGATCATCCAGACAGATTTACCCACTATGACCAagtgctgtgtagagagggttTATCTGGAAACTGCTACTGGGAGGCTGAGCTTCGAGGCTGGATTACTGTGGCAGTCTCATATGTGGCTCttgtgaggaaaggagagggtaaTGAGTGTAGGTTTGGAGGTAATGATCAGTCTTGGAGTTTGGAATGCTCTCCCACCAGTTGTTCTTTCCTTCATGATAATGTTAAGACTAAAATACGATCCCATTGCACCTCCAGAGTAGGAGTGTACCTGGACTACAAGGCAGGAACTCTGTCCTTTTATAGCATTTCAAAAAAAGTGACCCTCCTCCACAGAGTGAATAACACATTCACTGAACCCCTCTATCCTGGGTTTGGGGTTGGTTTGGAATCATCTGTGAGGATAATGCTTCCCATGCAGTCAACatga
- the LOC112218692 gene encoding cilia- and flagella-associated protein 44 — translation MKMDSSEKQPAEDNFQGDPTGKQKASGETESSNVQPPPENNTTSQSAGAQEAHTQAEDPSQDKAQAPAASEQVQQQPGGSSDAVEEEEERMGMKKLSEDMYYNYDELYSRPVITADSEIPENLLHLTHSFGYDCGRRANLQLLDERTLAFVAGNQLIFLDVRTKEQRYLRSCSGGGIGTIMAHPSNRYFAVAEKGDQPNIVIYEYPSLRPYRILRGGTGQAYSFVDFNHEGTLLASVGSAPDYMLTLWEWRHEQVMLRCKAFSQDVYRVTFSPDNPGQLTTSGSGHIKFWKMASTFTGLKLQGLLGRFGKTALTDIEGYVELPDGKVVSGSEWGNMLLWDGGLIKVEICRKGGRTCHAGTIQQFALDEGELMTIGSDGAIRGWDFESIDTADCNDDSGLFEIEPMNEMVIGRNVSLSSMVKSCLPDSFIWFAQDSNGGIWKLDLSFSNITQDPECLFSFHAGVIQGMDVSSTSHLMATTTLDRSVRIFDFLAKKELTTSRYKQGGTTLTWAPRLVNPSGGLVVVGFEDGVVRLLELYNPQSLRVVAGRSRYGDAELRLKQAFKPHNAAVTAIAYERNGEILATGSMDCTVFFFTVGDRYDPIGFVTVPGPVQGLEWSPQSHGKNTLLVLCRSGHVVEVQSPDPEAQNHGTTYHISGLPTRNFTFSSIKSHIKREEEIARRQALKEKKQKEREAQLKKAKEEGLEPTEEELQEVEEEEELPPLYTPDPPSPLCCGFYSLPGAFWLSMGGYDSGFLYHCKFSEQQGEDLLQRRDEPFTFLPVQNTDEDPICTITFSSSRQLLLCGMQSGSVRAYPLQPPDFHLTSMQAFWALSVHDNQYGQLRQLRCSFDDQFVLTTGEDGNIFSFSLLPQEDLLKVLQCSKAKVPSPRIGVEMEGVAQDIEDPLAYSIETAKQKLEMDRMRREAEMRKVERRKMLAELQNQFKQLLEKNQGLPEHVRLHRTELELDRRFREETERMTAQRVREARKELAWEEERHRIGLQKLQERFWDSLESDTVTVVAFQSDHRISTYRLLALSQRFHELKQRGRVGGPGTVGQERWRNKAEAGKDSSNITADQEDLGEEAVMAPHVVRPGGSKLAGRQAEKLRKATEKAERARVKIEKRRKEWAELYATKPNENCEDPEDVRAIRLATENMGDFKLKTAKDFTVPEHLRMNAEKKRAQLVHLEEKIHERKTQMNSRIMALRDTKVSLVSRLRSQAQQLQAVQERLAPHFCSPAPTLPSLLPEETPETKLRYTRTTLQRYGALRAQRACTRGQELEGGQTLLEQLEAEIEKQEETPCHTPADRREREVEESGVTELEEEMREVEEIRLLYEEESLLEQMSSSMWQFDAELCLLRHEKLWLDIQMKLADLRHVTLFQELLLLKEFEKRENSLQERLNACVEEEEDLRSKLEECKQALELKRRDISKLQERERAIAATFQASLGENNKFADFLTRVFKKKIKRVKKKEKAGDDEEQEDSDEDSDEESDWDEDEDDSGSESGGPLDDSVCPPNCNSELFENTVQLRERRLDLEELLVEERKTADNLRKECDSLVKKEKVVHGSLKAAEGDLELFNREKQQKLNELDVVVPLRLHQIEFVSNGVVPCSLAPALVLNTVALGGLQERIKELQVEKSEQRDLYRQARQQHVQLIHDRKDMEAKIQSLEARCEQLMLMKFGKLVDLEALQTLSGNRNLEEMRQDSRVREAAYTQEVRQWEVKVTEARHAVTEVTRHHTERLLSMNSLLSQKKEMEDKLNTRQSRMGTQFQGRRHAEEDERRRLYQLVQSQAQEANALRQEINILSRKGGHILPPSQAPLPPLPEAPSRSTRTNPERLNRHFKLGGGHPSNSSQGVE, via the exons ATGAAGATGGACTCTTCTGAAAAACAACCAGCTGAAGACAATTTTCAAG GTGACCCCACAGGAAAGCAAAAAGCTTCTGGGGAAACGGAAAGCTCAAATGTTCAGCCACCTCCAGAGAACAACACAACTTCCCAATCAGCAGGTGCACAGGAAGCACATACACAAGCAGAGGACCCTTCACAAGACAAAGCTCAGG CTCCTGCAGCCTCTGAGCAGGTGCAGCAGCAGCCAGGTGGGAGTAGTGATgctgtggaggaagaggaggagcgaATGGGGATGAAGAAACTCTCTGAGGACATGTACTACAACTATGACGAGCTGTACTCCAGACCAGTCATCACTGCAGACTCGGAGATCCCAGAGAACCTACTGCACCTTAC GCACTCTTTTGGGTATGACTGTGGGCGCAGGGCTAACCTGCAACTGCTGGATGAGCGAACACTGGCCTTTGTGGCTGGAAACCAGCTCATATTCCTGGATGTTCGGACCAAGGAGCAACGCTACCTCCGCTCCTGCAGTGGGGGAGGCATCGGCACCatcatg GCCCACCCCAGTAATAGGTATTTTGCTGTGGCAGAGAAGGGAGACCAGCCCAACATCGTCATCTATGAGTATCCCTCACTACGACCCTACCGCATTCTCAGAG GTGGGACCGGGCAGGCTTACAGCTTTGTGGACTTTAACCATGAGGGCACCCTGCTGGCCAGTGTGGGTAGTGCTCCGGACTACATGCTGACCCTGTGGGAATGGAGACATGAACAGGTGATGCTGCGCTGCAAGGCCTTCTCACAGGACGTCTACAGGGTCACCTTTTCACCTGACAATCCTGGGCAACTCACCACCTCCGGATCTGGACACATCAA GTTTTGGAAAATGGCCAGCACTTTTACTGGTCTCAAACTGCAAGGGCTTCTGGGAAGGTTTGGGAAGACTGCCCTGACGGATATCGAGGGTTATGTGGAGCTGCCTGATGGGAAG GTAGTGtcggggtctgagtggggaaacATGCTGCTGTGGGACGGGGGCCTGATCAAGGTAGAGATATGCCGTAAGGGGGGCAGGACGTGCCACGCTGGCACCATCCAGCAGTTTGCTTTGGACGAGGGGGAGCTCATGACCATCGGCTCCGATGGAGCCATTAGG GGCTGGGACTTTGAGAGCATTGACACAGCAGACTGTAACGATGATAGCGGTCTGTTTGAGATTGAGCCCATGAACGAGATGGTGATTGGACGCAACGTCAGCCTGTCCTCCATGGTCAAAAGCTGCCTGCCAGACTCCTTCATCTGGTTCGCCCAG GATTCCAATGGAGGCATCTGGAAACTGGATCTTTCATTTTCCAACATT ACCCAGGACCCAGAGTGTCTGTTCTCCTTCCATGCTGGAGTGATCCAGGGAATGGATGTGTCCAGCACTAGCCATCTGATGGCCACCACCACTTTAGACC gCTCAGTCAGGATTTTTGACTTCCTTGCAAAGAAAGAACTAACAACCAGCCGCTACAAACAAGGTGGAACAACACTGACCTGGGCGCCACGCCTG gtgaaccCTAGTGgagggctggtggtggtgggctttGAGGACGGGGTGGTCCGTCTGCTGGAGCTCTACAACCCCCAGAGTTTACGAGTGGTTGCTGGGCGCAGTCGCTATGGAGATGCCGAGCTCCGTCTCAAACAGGCCTTCAAACCCCACAATGCAGCTGTGACGGCCATTGCATATGAACGTAACGGCGAGATCCTAGCTACTGGG aGTATGGACTGCACTGTGTTCTTCTTCACTGTGGGGGACAGGTATGACCCCATTGGGTTTGTCACAGTACCAGGACCTGTACAGGGTCTGGAGTGGTCCCCCCAGTCACAT ggcaaAAACACCCTGCTGGTCCTGTGTAGGAGCGGTCATGTAGTGGAGGTCCAGTCTCCAGACCCAGAGGCCCAGAACCACGGCACCACCTACCACATCTCTGGCCTCCCCACAAGAAACTTCACCTTCAGCAGCATCAAGTCACACATCAAG CGGGAGGAGGAGATTGCGCGCAGGCAGGCTCTGAAGGAGAAgaagcagaaggagagagaagcacAGCTGAAGAAAGCCAAGGAGGAGGGCCTTGAGCCCACTGAGGAGGAGCtgcaggaggtagaggaggaggaagagctgCCCCCTCTTTACACCCCTGACCCCCCCAGCCCCCTCTGCTGTGGCTTCTACTCTCTTCCTGGGGCCTTCTGGCTCTCcatg GGAGGCTATGATTCGGGGTTCCTGTACCACTGTAAGTTTTCAGAGCAGCAGGGTGAGGACCTGTTACAGCGCAGGGATGAGCCGTTCACCTTCCTGCCTGTCCAGAATACAGACGAGGACCCCATCTGCACCATCACCTTCAG ctccaGCAGGCAGCTGTTGCTGTGTGGCATGCAGTCAGGCAGTGTCCGGGCGTACCCTCTGCAGCCACCTGACTTCCACCTCACATCCATGCAGGCCTTCTGGGCCCTCAGCGTCCATGACAACCAGTATGGACAGCTGCGCCAGCTGCGCTGTAGCTTTGACGACCAATTTGTCCTGACGACAGGGGAGGACGGCAACATCTTCTCCTTCAGCCTACTGCCCCAGGAGGACCTGCTTAAAGTCCTGCAGTGCAGCAAGGCCAAAGTCCCCTCACCACGG ATCGGCGTTGAAATGGAGGGTGTGGCCCAGGATATCGAAGACCCGTTGGCGTACAG CATTGAGACGGCTAAGCAGAAGTTGGAAATGGACCGTATGCGTCGGGAGGCTGAGATGAGGAAGGTGGAGAGACGTAAGATGCTGGCTGAGCTGCAGAACCAGTTCAAACAGCTACTGGAGAAGAACCAGGGTCTGCCCGAACACGTCCGCTTGCACCGCACG gagTTGGAGCTGGACCGGCGGTTCCGTGAGGAGACTGAGAGGATGACGGCCCAGAGGGTGAGagaggccaggaaggagctggccTGGGAGGAGGAACGCCACCGCATCGGACtccagaaactacaggagag GTTCTGGGATTCTCTTGAGTCGGACACAGTTACTGTGGTAGCGTTCCAGAGTGACCACAGGATCTCCACCTATCGTCTGCTGGCACTGTCCCAGAGGTTCCACGAGCTGAAACAGAGGGGAAGGGTGGGGGGCCCGGGGACAGTGGGGCAGGAACGTTGGAGGAACAAAGCCGAGGCCGGCAAAGACAGTTCCAACATCACAG CGGACCAGGAGGACCTGGGTGAGGAGGCTGTTATGGCGCCCCATGTGGTGCGTCCAGGGGGCAGCAAGCTGGCTGGCCGCCAGGCAGAGAAACTCCGCAAGGCTACGGAGAAGGCAGAGCGGGCCCGGGTtaagatagagaagaggaggaaagagtgggctGAACT GTATGCCACAAAGCCCAATGAGAACTGTGAGGATCCGGAAGATGTGCGAGCCATCCGATTGGCTACGGAGAACATGGGTGACTTCAAGCTGAAGACTGCCAAAGACTTTACGGTCCCAGAACACCTGAGGATGAACgcagagaagaagagagctcAGCTGGTCCACTTAGAGGAGAAG ATCCATGAGAGGAAGACGCAGATGAACAGTCGCATAATGGCCTTAAGGGACACTAAGGTGAGCCTCGTGTCACGCCTGCGCTCCCAGGCCCAGCAGCTACAGGCTGTCCAGGAGCGCCTAGCGCCTCATTTCTGCAGCCCTGCCCCCACCCTGCCCTCCCTGCTGCCCGAGGAGACCCCTGAGACGAAGCTACGCTACACCCGCACCACCCTGCAGCGCTACGGGGCCCTGAGGGCTCAGAG ggcctgtacTCGTGGCCAGGAACTAGAGGGGGGGCAGACTCTGCTggaacagctggaggcagagatAGAAAAACAGGAGGAGACCCCCTGCCATACACCtgcagataggagagagagggaggtggaggaatcTGGGGTGACCgagctggaggaggagatgagggaggtagaggagatcaGGCTGCTGTATGAAGAGGAATCCCTGCTGGAACAG atgTCGTCGTCAATGTGGCAGTTTGATGCAGAGCTGTGCCTGCTGCGTCATGAGAAGCTGTGGCTAGACATCCAGATGAAGCTGGCTGACCTGCGCCATGTCACCCTGTTCCAGGAGCTGCTGCTGCTCAAAGAgtttgagaagagagagaactccTTGCAGGAGAGACTAAATGCCTGCGTGGAAGAAGAGGAAGACCTCAGG TCTAAGTTGGAGGAGTGTAAGCAGGCACTGGAGCTGAAGCGGAGGGACATCTCCAagctccaggagagagagagggccatagCTGCCACCTTCCAGGCCTCTCTAGGGGAGAACAACAAGTTTGCTGacttcctcaccagggtcttcaAGAAGAAGATCAAACGCGTCAAGAAGAAAGAAAAGGCTGGAGATGACG aggagcaggaggacagtGATGAAGATTCTGATGAAGAGTCTGActgggatgaggatgaggatgacagTGGCTCAGAGAGCGGTGGTCCTCTGGATGACAGCGTCTGCCCCCCAA actGTAACTCAGAGCTGTTTGAGAACACGGTGCAGCTCCGTGAGCGTCGTCTGGACCTCGAGGagctgctggtggaggagaggaagactgcAGACAACCTGAGGAAGGAGTGTGACTCCCTCGTCAAGAAG GAAAAAGTGGTTCATGGCAGTCTGAAAGCAGCAGAGGGAGACCTGGAGCTGTTCaacagagagaaacaacagaAGCTCAATGAGCTGGATGTGGTGGTTCCCCTCAGACTGcaccag ATAGAGTTTGTGAGCAATGGGGTGGTACCGTGCAGCCTGGCCCCAGCACTGGTGCTGAACACAGTGGCATTGGGAGGACTACAGGAGAGGATTAAAGAACTGCAGGTGGAGAAGAGTGAACAGAGAGACCTCTACAGACAGGCCAGGCAGCAGCACGTCCAGCTCATTCACGACCGCAAGGACATGGAGGCCAAGATACAGA gtctggaGGCGCGCTGTGAGCAGCTGATGCTGATGAAGTTTGGGAAGCTAGTGGACCTGGAAGCCTTACAGACTCTGTCTGGcaacagaaacctggaggagATGAGACAGGATAGCAGAGTCCGAGAGGCCGCTTACACACAGGAGGTCAGACAGTGGGAG gtgaaaGTGACAGAGGCCCGTCATGCGGTGACAGAGGTGACAAGGCATCACACCGAGCGTCTCCTCAGTATGAACAGCCTGCTGAGCCAGAAGAAAGAAATGGAGGACAAACTCAACACCAGGCAGAGCAGGATG
- the tmem17 gene encoding transmembrane protein 17B gives MELPEPIRRRLGHFSRTVFVDQSRTQPSPEDHVAFLGHNSEVVSSLPLQMSLFFNMCFFPLWWISEVVMLHLKYPALPDYYKFILITILILMTLVEAIRLYLGYAGNLQEKVPELAGFWLLSLLLQFPLILFQLFNQAILIQPLERGVHFILALFILTQALSGFVALRGMVRHTESHFHLRQFDGVQELRA, from the exons ATGGAGCTTCCAGAACCGATCAGAAGACGTTTAGGACACTTTTCCAGAACTGTGTTTGTTGATCAGAGTCGTACTCAACCATCTCCCGAAGATCATGTCGCGTTTTTGGGGCACA ACAGTGAGGTTGTCTCCAGCCTGCCTCTCCAGATGTCACTGTTCTTCAACATGTGTTTTTTCCCACTGTGGTGGATCAGCGAGGTGGTGATGCTGCACCTCAAG TATCCAGCCCTTCCTGACTACTATAAGTTCATCCTCATCACCATCCTCATCCTGATGACTCTTGTAGAGGCTATCAGACTCTACCTAGGCTATGCAGGAAATTTGCAagagaag GTCCCTGAGCTGGCTGGTTTCTGGCTCCTGAGTCTCCTGCTGCAGTTTCCTTTGATTCTGTTTCAGCTCTTCAACCAAGCCATTCTGATCCAACCTCTGGAGAGAGGGGTTCACTTCATTCTGGCCCTGTTCATACTCACACAG gCCCTCTCTGGCTTTGTGGCTCTACGTGGGAtggtcagacacacagagagccacTTCCACCTCAGACAGTTTGATGGGGTTCAGGAGCTGAGGGCCTGA